Proteins from a single region of Malaclemys terrapin pileata isolate rMalTer1 chromosome 23, rMalTer1.hap1, whole genome shotgun sequence:
- the LOC128828408 gene encoding guanine nucleotide-binding protein G(I)/G(S)/G(O) subunit gamma-7-like yields MSGKVAGSKHTSQGRRAVEQLRIEAGLERMKVSQAARELVQFCRAHAQSDPLLTGVPASANPFKDQNTCSIL; encoded by the exons ATGTCGGGGAAGGTGGCCGGCAGCAAGCACACAAGCCAGGGCCGGAGGGCGGTGGAGCAGCTGCGAATAGAAGCCGGTCTGGAGAGAATGAAG GTCTCCCAGGCAGCCCGTGAGCTGGTGCAGTTCTGCCGGGCGCACGCCCAGAGCGACCCGCTGCTGACTGGTGTCCCTGCCTCGGCCAACCCCTTCAAAGACCAGAACACCTGCAGCATCCTGTGA
- the LOC128828038 gene encoding trichohyalin-like gives MQAQKRRREALDLIALWGDAAGQAELGDPGAGEGTSAANVSMLPLSSPSQRLVQIRRPKKCTCDEMFSELMQSFRTERAQQNAWRQKMAEFRKAENEREERRWEQEQRRWEQEERWQQRVGRRQDEMLRLMQEQTDLLRRLVELQERQQEQSLYNHPPSSPSSISSSP, from the exons ATGCAGGCCCAGAAGCGCAGGCGAGAGGCGCTGGATCTGATCGCTCTGTGGGGAGACGCCGCCGGGCAGGCAGAGCTCGGGGACCCCGGAgccggggaaggcacctctg ctgcaaatgtttctatgctccccctatcatctccatcccagaggctagtgcAGATTAGAAGGCCAAAAAAATGCACTTgcgacgagatgttctcagagctcatgcagtccttccgcactgaaagagctcagcagaatgcatggaggcaaaaaATGGCAGAgttcaggaaagcagaaaatgaacgtgaggagaggaggtgggagcaagagcagaggagatgggagcaagaggagaggtggcagcagcgCGTTGGGAGGAGACAGGATGAAATGCTGAGGCTAATGCAGGAGCAAACTGACCTGctcaggcgtctggtggagctgcaggaaaggcagcaggagcagtccctgtataaccacccgccctcctccccaagttccatatcctcctcaccctga